The Roseofilum reptotaenium CS-1145 genome includes a region encoding these proteins:
- a CDS encoding DUF3181 family protein — MSRNYPTEAIENLAAEIGENVYIDIAKWHLYLNDAHLHTPLAERLYPLLAEDSLEENKVLEILQEITVKLGGGRRQIALLNLMPMQAQLNLMDLLEEFQSNL, encoded by the coding sequence ATGAGTCGCAACTACCCCACAGAGGCCATTGAAAACTTAGCGGCAGAAATCGGTGAAAATGTTTATATAGATATTGCCAAATGGCATCTTTATCTTAATGATGCCCATCTTCATACCCCTTTAGCCGAGCGTCTCTATCCTTTATTAGCAGAAGATAGTCTCGAAGAAAACAAAGTGTTGGAAATTTTGCAAGAAATAACTGTAAAATTAGGGGGAGGACGCAGACAAATTGCCCTGTTAAATTTAATGCCCATGCAGGCACAGCTAAATTTAATGGATTTACTTGAAGAATTTCAAAGTAACCTTTAA
- a CDS encoding tyrosine-type recombinase/integrase, giving the protein MKKLQVVKTATGKFDRVAKTVTLENREGRVWLRWTFGGKRYSLTIPGGITQAAIASAYARANAIAADIALGKFDPSLIAYDPNREARAEQLRLKNQPTIRELWEKYKIKQLKLTSKTTQKSVWVEIDRALDALSSNALKLESLDNLGDEYMKLYAIATCHRHFESLQPAIRLHLPNIKLKPQLPKRVKRPIEWFPPDEVKVILQAFKTDRFSSPFAPVPHSYYYPYVCFLAHTGCRPEEAIALLWSDLFWLRDRAGCEASITKVFSKKVLKPYTKNHLIRNIPISLALQDILEERKKRSGLVFPSPQKKHIDQSNFSSRVWNCVLHSLVAEGEIRKRLRPYCLRHSFVTNIHHEHGVPFPTIAHLIGDKIETVIRFYSGTKPLTTQTFPNLY; this is encoded by the coding sequence ATGAAAAAATTACAAGTTGTCAAGACAGCCACCGGTAAATTTGACCGGGTGGCCAAAACCGTGACGCTTGAAAACCGGGAAGGAAGAGTCTGGTTACGGTGGACCTTTGGGGGCAAGCGTTACTCATTGACCATCCCAGGGGGAATTACCCAAGCGGCGATCGCCTCAGCTTACGCTAGAGCCAATGCGATCGCCGCCGATATCGCCCTCGGTAAGTTCGACCCAAGCCTGATCGCCTACGACCCCAACCGAGAAGCGCGGGCCGAACAACTGCGGCTGAAGAACCAACCCACCATTCGGGAACTGTGGGAGAAGTACAAAATCAAGCAGTTAAAACTGACCTCCAAAACCACCCAGAAAAGCGTTTGGGTAGAGATTGACCGGGCACTGGATGCCTTATCCAGTAATGCCTTGAAGCTTGAGAGTCTGGATAATCTAGGCGATGAGTATATGAAGCTCTACGCGATCGCCACCTGCCACCGTCATTTCGAGTCACTGCAACCAGCCATCCGGTTGCACCTTCCCAACATTAAACTCAAGCCCCAACTTCCCAAGAGGGTAAAACGCCCTATCGAATGGTTCCCCCCGGATGAAGTCAAAGTCATATTACAAGCGTTCAAAACCGACCGTTTTTCCTCTCCCTTTGCCCCAGTTCCCCACAGCTACTACTACCCCTATGTCTGTTTCCTCGCTCATACCGGGTGCAGACCCGAAGAAGCGATCGCCCTGCTGTGGTCAGATTTGTTCTGGCTGCGCGATCGGGCCGGTTGCGAAGCCTCCATCACCAAAGTCTTCTCCAAAAAGGTCCTCAAACCCTACACCAAGAACCACCTCATCCGAAACATCCCCATCTCCCTAGCCCTTCAAGACATATTAGAGGAGCGAAAGAAGCGATCGGGCTTAGTCTTCCCCTCTCCCCAAAAAAAGCACATCGATCAGAGCAACTTCTCCAGTCGCGTCTGGAACTGCGTCCTCCACTCCCTAGTTGCAGAGGGAGAAATCCGCAAGCGACTACGCCCCTACTGCCTACGTCACTCCTTCGTCACCAATATCCACCATGAGCATGGAGTTCCCTTCCCCACCATTGCCCACCTGATTGGCGACAAAATTGAAACCGTCATCCGGTTTTACTCAGGAACCAAACCCCTTACCACCCAAACCTTCCCCAACCTCTATTAA